A genomic window from Enoplosus armatus isolate fEnoArm2 chromosome 18, fEnoArm2.hap1, whole genome shotgun sequence includes:
- the rab14l gene encoding ras-related protein Rab-14 → MATAPYNYSYIFKYIIIGDMGVGKSCLLHQFTEKKFMADCPHTIGVEFGTRIIEVSGQKIKLQIWDTAGQERFRAVTRSYYRGAAGALMVYDITRRSTYNHLSSWLTDARNLTNPNTVIILIGNKADLEAQRDVTYEEAKQFAEENGLLFLEASAKTGENVEDAFLEAAKKIYQNIQDGSLDLNAAESGVQHKPSAPQGGRLTSEPQPQREGCGC, encoded by the exons ATGGCCACTGCACCGTACAACTACTcctacattttcaaatacatcATTATCG GGGACATGGGGGTAGGGAAGTCATGTTTGCTTCACCAGttcacagaaaagaaat TCATGGCGGACTGCCCTCATACGATTGGCGTGGAGTTTGGCACAAGGATAATCGAGGTGAGCGGCCAGAAGATCAAGCTGCAGATTTGGGACACAGCGGGACAAGAGCGTTTCAGGGCTGTCACCCGCTCTTATTACCGCGGAGCTGCAGGGGCACTCATGGTCTACGACATCACCAG GAGAAGCACGTACAACCACCTCAGCAGCTGGCTGACTGATGCCAGAAACCTCACCAACCCCAATACT gtGATCATTCTCATAGGAAACAAAGCGGACCTGGAGGCCCAGAGGGACGTCACGTATGAGGAAGCAAAGCAGTTTGCTGAGGAGAACG GTCTGTTGTTTCTGGAAGCCAGTGCAAAAAC AGGTGAAAACGTTGAGGACGCCTTCCTGGAAGCTGCCAAGAAGATCTACCAGAACATCCAAGATGGCAGCCTGGACCTGAACGCCGCTGAGTCGGGGGTCCAGCACAAGCCCTCAGCCCCTCAGGGTGGCCGGCTAACCAGCGAACCACAGCCCCAGAGGGAAGGCTGTGGCTGCTAA